Proteins from a single region of Strix aluco isolate bStrAlu1 chromosome 5, bStrAlu1.hap1, whole genome shotgun sequence:
- the RPAP3 gene encoding RNA polymerase II-associated protein 3 isoform X1 translates to MRCLFPPLPQPRPLPPPRCCRAVGPVPLRGCGAALHSGRRLGRAGRASGSGRKRRDPVQITMSAPNKALELQLQMKQNAEELQDFMRELESWEKDIKEVDSELRKQSGVPEENLPPIRNKTFKKKKKSKSKVPSKITTEENKKNKIKSYDYEAWGKLDVDKILEELDKEDSTHDSVSPESDSEEDGIRIDAEKALAEKEKGNNYFKQGNFDEAIKCYTRGMHSDPYNPVLPTNRASAFYRMKKFSVAESDCNLALALDKNYIKAYARRGAARFALKNLQGAKEDYEKVLELDANNFEAKNELKKIDQALSSRSSEQKEFEDVVRPELTDEEKQRIEYQQQKQKAITEKDLGNGYFKEGKYETAIECYTRGIAADGTNALLPANRAMAYLKIEKYEEAENDCTQALLLDASYSKAFARRGAARVALGKLKEAMEDFEAVLKLEPGNKQAVNELTKIRNELAEKEQWTRQEYPAVLIKETEIKNIVKLIDNPLYLKSTKPLRRIPIEEIDDDTPNSDLPSTTALISNWRNSVSVETTDNLDQDDQLTTTDIPKAKHLKIEEISDTSPLQLPASVKGISSVLHPSFPVNKQREKEIKRSFRSASPVPVIPANSFQLESDFRKLKDCPENMYLYLKQIEPSLYSKLFQKSLDPDLFNQILKILHDFYIEKEEPSLILEILQRLSELKRFDMAVMFMSGSEKKIAQVLFNHVKHMGLKDTSVEELEKKYGILVK, encoded by the exons ATGCGCTGTCTGTTCCCGCCGCTCCCTCAGCCCCGgcccctgccgccgccgcggtgctgccgggccgtggggcccgtcccactgcggggctGTGGGGCCGCGCTGCATTCTGGGAGAAGGCTCGGCCGCGCGGGGAGGGCGTCCGGCAGCGGCAGAAAGAGGCGGGACCCGGTGCAG ATTACAATGAGCGCACCAAATAAAGCTCTGGAACTACAGctgcaaatgaagcaaaatgcTGAAGAGCTGCAGGATTTTATGAGAGAATTGGAGAGCTGGGAAAAAGATATTAAAGAAGTGGATTCTGAACTAAGGAAACAGAGTGGTGTCCCAGAAGAG AATTTGCCACCAATTCGAAACAAgacttttaagaaaaagaagaaaagcaaaagtaaagTCCCTTCAAAGATAACCactgaggaaaacaagaaaaacaagatcaAGTCTTACGATTATGAAGCATGGGGAAAACTTGATGTG GATAAAATACTTGAAGAACTTGATAAAGAAGATAGTACTCATGATTCTGTATCTCCAGAATCAGACTCTGAGGAAGATGGAATCCGTATAGATGCAGAAAAAGCTCTTGCGGAGAAGGAAAAG GGTAATAACTACTTTAAACAAGGGAACTTTGATGAAGCTATAAAATGCTACACTAGAGGGATGCATTCTGATCCGTACAATCCAGTATTGCCCACAAACAGAGCATCAGCTTTTTATAGAATGAAAAA GTTTTCTGTTGCAGAATCTGACTGCAATTTAGCACTTGCTTTAGATAAAAATTACATAAAGGCTTATGCCAGAAGAGGGGCTGCTCgctttgctttgaaaaatcttcAAGGTGCTAAAGAAG ATTATGAAAAAGTTTTAGAGCTGGATGCAAACAACTTTGAAGCAAAAAATGAGCTGAAGAAAATTGATCAG GCTCTGTCATCAAGAAGTTCTGAACAAAAAGAGTTTGAAGATGTGGTCAGGCCAGAATTAACAGATGAAGAGAAGCAGCGCATTGAATaccagcagcaaaagcagaaggCTATTACAGAGAAAGATCTG GGTAATGGTTATTTCAAAGAAGGGAAGTATGAGACTGCAATAGAATGTTATACCCGTGGTATAGCAGCAGATGGCACCAATGCACTTCTGCCAGCTAACAGAGCCATGGCCTATCTAAAGATCGAAAA ATatgaagaggcagaaaatgaCTGTACACAAGCTCTGCTCTTAGATGCCTCCTATTCTAAAGCCTTTGCCAGAAGAGGAGCTGCCAGAGTTGCTCTTGGAAAGCTAAAAGAAGCTATGGAAG ACTTTGAAGCTGTTCTGAAGCTGGAACCTGGAAATAAACAAGCAGTAAATGAACTCACTAAAATAAGGAAT gaattagCTGAGAAAGAACAGTGGACTCGTCAAGAATATCCTGCAGTAttgataaaagaaacagaaataaaaaatatagtgAAACTGATTGATAATCCATTATACCTGAAATCAACA AAGCCTCTGCGAAGAATACCCATTGAGGAAATTGATGATGACACACCAAATAGTGATTTGCCCAGCACTACTGCTTTAATAAGTAACTGGAGGAATTCAGTGAGTGTTGAAACAACAGACAATCTAGATCAGGATGATCAGTTGACTACAACAGACATTCCAAAagcaaagcatttgaaaataGAAGAAATCAGTGATACATCACCATTACA GCTTCCTGCTAGTGTGAAAGGAATTTCGTCAGTGTTGCATCCATCTTTCCCTGTGAacaaacagagggaaaaagaaatcaaaaggtCATTTAGGTCTGCTTCTCCAGTCCCTGTCATTCCGGCAAACTCTTTCCAGCTTGAGTCTGACTTCAGGAAGTTGAAAGACTGCCCAGAAAATATGTACTTATACCTGAAG caaatagaGCCTTCGCTTTATTCAAAACTGTTCCAGAAATCCTTAGATCCAGACTTGTTTAACCAGATACTGAAAATTCTACATGATTTCTATATTGA GAAAGAAGAGCCGTCGCTCATCCTTGAAATCCTCCAGAGGCTATCTGAATTAAAAAGATTTGATATGGCAGTAATGTTTATGTCAGgctcagagaaaaaaa TTGCACAGGTATTGTTCAATCATGTGAAACACATGGGATTGAAAGATACTTCTGTTGAAGAATTGGAGAAGAAATATGGCATTTTAGTGAAATGA
- the RPAP3 gene encoding RNA polymerase II-associated protein 3 isoform X2, which translates to MSAPNKALELQLQMKQNAEELQDFMRELESWEKDIKEVDSELRKQSGVPEENLPPIRNKTFKKKKKSKSKVPSKITTEENKKNKIKSYDYEAWGKLDVDKILEELDKEDSTHDSVSPESDSEEDGIRIDAEKALAEKEKGNNYFKQGNFDEAIKCYTRGMHSDPYNPVLPTNRASAFYRMKKFSVAESDCNLALALDKNYIKAYARRGAARFALKNLQGAKEDYEKVLELDANNFEAKNELKKIDQALSSRSSEQKEFEDVVRPELTDEEKQRIEYQQQKQKAITEKDLGNGYFKEGKYETAIECYTRGIAADGTNALLPANRAMAYLKIEKYEEAENDCTQALLLDASYSKAFARRGAARVALGKLKEAMEDFEAVLKLEPGNKQAVNELTKIRNELAEKEQWTRQEYPAVLIKETEIKNIVKLIDNPLYLKSTKPLRRIPIEEIDDDTPNSDLPSTTALISNWRNSVSVETTDNLDQDDQLTTTDIPKAKHLKIEEISDTSPLQLPASVKGISSVLHPSFPVNKQREKEIKRSFRSASPVPVIPANSFQLESDFRKLKDCPENMYLYLKQIEPSLYSKLFQKSLDPDLFNQILKILHDFYIEKEEPSLILEILQRLSELKRFDMAVMFMSGSEKKIAQVLFNHVKHMGLKDTSVEELEKKYGILVK; encoded by the exons ATGAGCGCACCAAATAAAGCTCTGGAACTACAGctgcaaatgaagcaaaatgcTGAAGAGCTGCAGGATTTTATGAGAGAATTGGAGAGCTGGGAAAAAGATATTAAAGAAGTGGATTCTGAACTAAGGAAACAGAGTGGTGTCCCAGAAGAG AATTTGCCACCAATTCGAAACAAgacttttaagaaaaagaagaaaagcaaaagtaaagTCCCTTCAAAGATAACCactgaggaaaacaagaaaaacaagatcaAGTCTTACGATTATGAAGCATGGGGAAAACTTGATGTG GATAAAATACTTGAAGAACTTGATAAAGAAGATAGTACTCATGATTCTGTATCTCCAGAATCAGACTCTGAGGAAGATGGAATCCGTATAGATGCAGAAAAAGCTCTTGCGGAGAAGGAAAAG GGTAATAACTACTTTAAACAAGGGAACTTTGATGAAGCTATAAAATGCTACACTAGAGGGATGCATTCTGATCCGTACAATCCAGTATTGCCCACAAACAGAGCATCAGCTTTTTATAGAATGAAAAA GTTTTCTGTTGCAGAATCTGACTGCAATTTAGCACTTGCTTTAGATAAAAATTACATAAAGGCTTATGCCAGAAGAGGGGCTGCTCgctttgctttgaaaaatcttcAAGGTGCTAAAGAAG ATTATGAAAAAGTTTTAGAGCTGGATGCAAACAACTTTGAAGCAAAAAATGAGCTGAAGAAAATTGATCAG GCTCTGTCATCAAGAAGTTCTGAACAAAAAGAGTTTGAAGATGTGGTCAGGCCAGAATTAACAGATGAAGAGAAGCAGCGCATTGAATaccagcagcaaaagcagaaggCTATTACAGAGAAAGATCTG GGTAATGGTTATTTCAAAGAAGGGAAGTATGAGACTGCAATAGAATGTTATACCCGTGGTATAGCAGCAGATGGCACCAATGCACTTCTGCCAGCTAACAGAGCCATGGCCTATCTAAAGATCGAAAA ATatgaagaggcagaaaatgaCTGTACACAAGCTCTGCTCTTAGATGCCTCCTATTCTAAAGCCTTTGCCAGAAGAGGAGCTGCCAGAGTTGCTCTTGGAAAGCTAAAAGAAGCTATGGAAG ACTTTGAAGCTGTTCTGAAGCTGGAACCTGGAAATAAACAAGCAGTAAATGAACTCACTAAAATAAGGAAT gaattagCTGAGAAAGAACAGTGGACTCGTCAAGAATATCCTGCAGTAttgataaaagaaacagaaataaaaaatatagtgAAACTGATTGATAATCCATTATACCTGAAATCAACA AAGCCTCTGCGAAGAATACCCATTGAGGAAATTGATGATGACACACCAAATAGTGATTTGCCCAGCACTACTGCTTTAATAAGTAACTGGAGGAATTCAGTGAGTGTTGAAACAACAGACAATCTAGATCAGGATGATCAGTTGACTACAACAGACATTCCAAAagcaaagcatttgaaaataGAAGAAATCAGTGATACATCACCATTACA GCTTCCTGCTAGTGTGAAAGGAATTTCGTCAGTGTTGCATCCATCTTTCCCTGTGAacaaacagagggaaaaagaaatcaaaaggtCATTTAGGTCTGCTTCTCCAGTCCCTGTCATTCCGGCAAACTCTTTCCAGCTTGAGTCTGACTTCAGGAAGTTGAAAGACTGCCCAGAAAATATGTACTTATACCTGAAG caaatagaGCCTTCGCTTTATTCAAAACTGTTCCAGAAATCCTTAGATCCAGACTTGTTTAACCAGATACTGAAAATTCTACATGATTTCTATATTGA GAAAGAAGAGCCGTCGCTCATCCTTGAAATCCTCCAGAGGCTATCTGAATTAAAAAGATTTGATATGGCAGTAATGTTTATGTCAGgctcagagaaaaaaa TTGCACAGGTATTGTTCAATCATGTGAAACACATGGGATTGAAAGATACTTCTGTTGAAGAATTGGAGAAGAAATATGGCATTTTAGTGAAATGA